A stretch of the Pan troglodytes isolate AG18354 chromosome 20, NHGRI_mPanTro3-v2.0_pri, whole genome shotgun sequence genome encodes the following:
- the POLRMT gene encoding DNA-directed RNA polymerase, mitochondrial isoform X1 yields the protein MSALCWGRGAAGLKRALRPCGRPGLPAKEGTAGGVCGPRRSSSASPQEQDQDRRKDWGHVELLEGERDPHGGPGEESPLPAAGRKVLQARVRQLQAESVSEVVVNRVDVARLPECGSGDGSLQPPRKVQMGAKDATPVPCGRWAKILEKDKRTQQMRMQRLKAKLQMPFQSGEFKALTRRLQVEPRLLSKQMAGCLEHCMRQDPESPWEEQLARLLQEAPGKLSLDVEQAPSGQHSQAQLSGQQQRLLAFFKCCLLADQLPLAHHLLVVHHGQRQKRKLLTLDMYNAVMLGWARQGAFKELVYVLFMVKDAGLTPDLLSYAAALQCMGRQDQDAGTIERCLEQMSQEGLKLQALFTAVALSEEDRATVLKAVHKVKPTFSLPPQLPPPVNTSKLLRDVYAKDGRVSYPKLHLPLKTLQCLFEKQLHMELASRVCVVSVEKPTLPSKEVTHARKTLKTLRDQWEKALCRALRETKNRLEREVYEGRFSLYPFLCLLDEREVVRMLLQILQALPAQGESFTTLARELSARTFSRHVVQRQRVSGQVQALQNHYRKYLCLLASDAEVPEPCLPRQYWEALGAPEALREQPWPLPVQMELGKLLAEMLVQATQMPCSLDKPHRSSRLVPVLYHVYSFRNVQQIGILKPHPAYVQLLEKAAEPTLTFEAVDVPMLCPPLPWTSPHSGAFLLSPTKLMRTVEGATQHQELLETCPPTALHGALDALTQLGNCAWRVNGRVLDLVLQLFQAKGCPQLGVPAPPSEAPQPPEAHLPHSAAPARKAELRREVVHCQKVAREMHSLRAEALYRLSLAQHLRDRVFWLPHNMDFRGRTYPCPPHFNHLGSDVARALLEFAQGRPLGPHGLDWLKIHLVNLTGLKKREPLRKRLAFAEEVMDDILDSADQPLTGRKWWMGAEEPWQTLACCMEVANAVRASDPAAYVSHLPVHQDGSCNGLQHYAALGRDSVGAASVNLEPSDVPQDVYSGVAAQVEVFRRQDAQRGMRVAQVLEGFITRKVVKQTVMTVVYGVTRYGGRLQIEKRLRELSDFPQEFVWEASHYLVRQVFKSLQEMFSGTRAIQHWLTESARLISHMGSVVEWVTPLGVPVIQPYRLDSKVKQIGGGIQSITYTHNGDISRKPNTRKQKNGFPPNFIHSLDSSHMMLTALHCYRSTPLCHRKGLTFVSVHDCYWTHAADVSVMNQVCREQFVRLHSEPILQDLSRFLVKRFCSEPQKILEASQLKETLQAVPKPGAFDLEQVKRSTYFFS from the exons ATGTCGGCACTTTGCTGGGGCCGCGGAGCGGCGGGGCTCAAACGGGCCCTGCGGCCTTGCGGCCGCCCGGGACTCCCCGCCAAAGAAG GGACCGCCGGTGGCGTCTGCGGCCCCAGGAGGAGCTCGTCCGCCAGCCCCCAGGAGCAAGACCAAGACCGCAGGAAGGACTGGGGCCACGTGGAGCTGCTGGAGGGTGAGCGCGACCCCCACGGCGGCCCGGGAGAGGAGAGTCCGCTCCCTGCTGCCGGGAGAAAAG TGCTCCAGGCGCGGGTGCGGCAGCTGCAGGCTGAGAGCGTGTCGGAGGTGGTGGTGAACAGGGTGGATGTGGCGCGGCTCCCAGAATGTGGCAGTGGAGATGGTAGCCTCCAGCCACCCAGGAAGGTCCAGATGGGGGCCAAGGATGCCACCCCGGTGCCCTGTGGCCGCTGGGCAAAGATACTGGAGAAGGATAAGCGGACCCAGCAGATGCGTATGCAGCGGTTGAAGGCGAAGCTGCAGATGCCATTCCAGAGTGGGGAGTTCAAGGCGCTGACCAGGCGCCTGCAGGTGGAGCCCCGGCTCCTGAGCAAGCAGATGGCCGGGTGCCTGGAGCACTGCATGCGCCAGGACCCTGAGAGCCCCTGGGAGGAGCAGCTGGCCCGGCTGCTGCAGGAGGCCCCTGGGAAGCTGAGCCTCGATGTGGAGCAGGCCCCGTCGGGGCAGCACTCGCAGGCCCAGCTCTCAGGTCAGCAGCAGAGGCTCCTGGCCTTCTTCAAGTGCTGCCTGCTCGCTGACCAGCTGCCCCTCGCCCACCACCTGCTGGTCGTCCACCACGGCCAGCGGCAGAAGCGGAAGCTGCTCACGCTGGACATGTACAACGCCGTGATGCTTGGCTGGGCGCGGCAG GGTGCTTTCAAGGAGCTGGTGTATGTGTTATTCATGGTGAAGGATGCCGGCTTGACCCCGGACCTGCTGTCCTATGCGGCTGCCCTCCAGTGCATGGGGAGGCAGGACCAGGACGCCGGGACCATTGAAAG GTGTCTGGAACAGATGAGCCAGGAGGGGCTGAAGCTGCAGGCACTCTTCACCGCCGTTGCGCTGTCTGAGGAGGATCGGGCCACTGTTCTGAAGGCCGTGCACAAGGTGAAGCCCACCTTCAGCCTCCCGCCGCAGCTGCCGCCCCCGGTCAACACCTCCAAGCTGCTCAGGGACGTGTATGCCAAG GATGGGCGTGTGTCCTACCCGAAGCTGCACCTGCCCTTGAAGACCCTGCAGTGCCTCTTTGAGAAGCAGCTCCACATGGAGCTGGCCAGCAGGGTGTGCGTGGTGTCCGTGGAGAAGCCCACGTTGCCAAGCAAGGAGGTCACGCACGCG CGGAAGACCCTGAAGACCCTGCGGGACCAGTGGGAGAAAGCACTGTGCCGGGCGCTGCGGGAGACCAAGAACCGCCTAGAGCGCGAGGTGTACGAGGGCCGGTTCTCACTGTACCCCTTCCTGTGCCTGCTGGACGAGCGCGAGGTGGTGCGGATGCTCCTGCAG ATCCTGCAGGCGCTGCCTGCCCAAGGTGAGTCCTTCACCACCCTGGCCCGGGAGCTGAGTGCGCGCACTTTCAGCCGGCACGTGGTGCAGAGGCAGCGAGTCAGTGGCCAGGTGCAGGCGCTGCAGAACCACTACAGGAAGTACCTCTGCTTGCTGGCCTCCGACGCCGAG GTGCCCGAGCCCTGCCTGCCGCGGCAGTACTGGGAGGCGCTGGGGGCGCCCGAGGCCCTGCGGGAGCAGCCCTGGCCCCTGCCAGTGCAGATGGAGCTGGGCAAGCTGCTGGCGGAGATGCTGGTGCAGGCTACGCAGATGCCATGCAGCCTGGACAAGCCGCATCGTTCCTCTCGGCTTGTCCCCGTGCTCTACCACGTGTATTCCTTCCGCAACGTCCAGCAG ATCGGCATCCTGAAGCCGCACCCGGCCTACGTGCAGCTGCTGGAGAAGGCCGCGGAGCCCACGCTGACCTTCGAGGCGGTGGATGTACCCATGCTTTGCCCCCCGCTGCCCTGGACATCGCCGCACTCTGGTGCCTTCCTGCTGAGCCCCACCAAGCTGATGCGCACGGTGGAAGGCGCCACGCAGCACCAGGAGCTGCTGGAAACCTGCCCACCCACCGCGCTGCATGGCGCGCTGGACGCCCTCACCCAACTGGGCAACTGCGCCTGGCGCGTCAACGGGCGCGTGCTGGACCTGGTGCTGCAGCTCTTCCAGGCCAAGGGCTGCCCCCAGCTAGGCGTGCCGGCCCCGCCCTCCGAGGCGCCCCAGCCGCCCGAGGCCCACCTGCCGCACAGCGCCGCGCCCGCCCGCAAGGCCGAGCTGCGCCGTGAGGTGGTGCACTGCCAGAAGGTGGCCCGGGAGATGCACAGCCTGCGGGCGGAGGCGCTGTACCGCCTCTCGCTGGCGCAGCACCTGCGGGACCGCGTCTTCTGGCTGCCGCACAACATGGACTTCCGCGGCCGCACCTACCCCTGCCCGCCGCACTTCAACCACCTGGGCAGCGACGTGGCGCGGGCCCTGCTGGAGTTCGCCCAGGGCCGCCCGCTCGGCCCACACGGCCTGGATTGGCTCAAGATCCACCTGGTCAACCTCACGGGGTTGAAGAAGCGGGAGCCGCTGCGGAAGCGCTTGGCCTTTGCGGAGGAGGTGATGGATGACATCCTGGACTCCGCGGACCAACCCTTGACG GGCCGAAAGTGGTGGATGGGCGCGGAGGAACCCTGGCAGACGCTGGCCTGCTGTATGGAGGTGGCGAACGCTGTGCGCGCCTCCGACCCTGCAGCCTATGTCTCCCACCTCCCCGTCCATCAG GACGGCTCTTGCAACGGCCTGCAGCATTATGCTGCTCTGGGCCGCGACAGCGTGGGCGCCGCCTCCGTCAACCTGGAGCCCTCGGATGTGCCGCAGGACGTGTACAGCGGCGTGGCCGCGCAG GTGGAGGTGTTCCGTAGGCAGGACGCCCAGCGGGGCATGCGGGTGGCACAGGTGCTGGAAGGTTTCATCACCCGCAAGGTGGTGAAGCAGACGGTGATGACGGTGGTGTATGGGGTCACGCGCTATGGCGGGCGCCTGCAGATTGAGAAGCGCCTCCGGGAGCTGAGCGACTTTCCCCAG GAGTTCGTGTGGGAGGCCTCCCACTATCTCGTACGCCAGGTCTTCAAGAGTCTACAGGAGATGTTCTCGGGGACCCGGGCCATCCAG CACTGGCTGACCGAGAGTGCCCGCCTCATCTCCCACATGGGCTCCGTGGTGGAGTGGGTCACACCCCTGGGCGTCCCTGTCATCCAGCCGTATCGCCTGGACTCCAAGGTCAAG CAAATAGGAGGTGGAATTCAGAGCATCACCTACACCCACAACGGAGACATCAGCCG AAAGCCCAACACACGTAAGCAGAAGAACGGCTTCCCGCCCAACTTCATCCACTCGCTGGACTCCTCCCACATGATGCTCACCGCCCTGCACTGCTACAG GAGCACTCCGCTCTGCCACAGGAAGGGCCTGACCTTCGTCTCTGTGCACGACTGTTACTGGACCCACGCAGCTGATGTCTCCGTCATGAACCAG GTGTGCCGGGAGCAGTTTGTCCGCTTGCACAGCGAGCCCATCCTGCAGGACCTGTCCAGGTTCCTGGTCAAGCGGTTCTGCTCTGA GCCCCAGAAGATCTTGGAGGCCAGCCAGCTGAAGGAGACACTGCAGGCGGTGCCCAAGCCAG GGGCCTTCGATCTGGAGCAGGTGAAGCGTTCCACCTACTTTTTCAGCTGA
- the POLRMT gene encoding DNA-directed RNA polymerase, mitochondrial isoform X2 has translation MSALCWGRGAAGLKRALRPCGRPGLPAKEGTAGGVCGPRRSSSASPQEQDQDRRKDWGHVELLEGERDPHGGPGEESPLPAAGRKVLQARVRQLQAESVSEVVVNRVDVARLPECGSGDGSLQPPRKVQMGAKDATPVPCGRWAKILEKDKRTQQMRMQRLKAKLQMPFQSGEFKALTRRLQVEPRLLSKQMAGCLEHCMRQDPESPWEEQLARLLQEAPGKLSLDVEQAPSGQHSQAQLSGQQQRLLAFFKCCLLADQLPLAHHLLVVHHGQRQKRKLLTLDMYNAVMLGWARQGAFKELVYVLFMVKDAGLTPDLLSYAAALQCMGRQDQDAGTIERCLEQMSQEGLKLQALFTAVALSEEDRATVLKAVHKVKPTFSLPPQLPPPVNTSKLLRDVYAKDGRVSYPKLHLPLKTLQCLFEKQLHMELASRVCVVSVEKPTLPSKEVTHARKTLKTLRDQWEKALCRALRETKNRLEREVYEGRFSLYPFLCLLDEREVVRMLLQILQALPAQGESFTTLARELSARTFSRHVVQRQRVSGQVQALQNHYRKYLCLLASDAEVPEPCLPRQYWEALGAPEALREQPWPLPVQMELGKLLAEMLVQATQMPCSLDKPHRSSRLVPVLYHVYSFRNVQQIGILKPHPAYVQLLEKAAEPTLTFEAVDVPMLCPPLPWTSPHSGAFLLSPTKLMRTVEGATQHQELLETCPPTALHGALDALTQLGNCAWRVNGRVLDLVLQLFQAKGCPQLGVPAPPSEAPQPPEAHLPHSAAPARKAELRREVVHCQKVAREMHSLRAEALYRLSLAQHLRDRVFWLPHNMDFRGRTYPCPPHFNHLGSDVARALLEFAQGRPLGPHGLDWLKIHLVNLTGLKKREPLRKRLAFAEEVMDDILDSADQPLTGRKWWMGAEEPWQTLACCMEVANAVRASDPAAYVSHLPVHQDGSCNGLQHYAALGRDSVGAASVNLEPSDVPQDVYSGVAAQVEVFRRQDAQRGMRVAQVLEGFITRKVVKQTVMTVVYGVTRYGGRLQIEKRLRELSDFPQEFVWEASHYLVRQVFKSLQEMFSGTRAIQHWLTESARLISHMGSVVEWVTPLGVPVIQPYRLDSKVKQIGGGIQSITYTHNGDISRKPNTRKQKNGFPPNFIHSLDSSHMMLTALHCYRKGLTFVSVHDCYWTHAADVSVMNQVCREQFVRLHSEPILQDLSRFLVKRFCSEPQKILEASQLKETLQAVPKPGAFDLEQVKRSTYFFS, from the exons ATGTCGGCACTTTGCTGGGGCCGCGGAGCGGCGGGGCTCAAACGGGCCCTGCGGCCTTGCGGCCGCCCGGGACTCCCCGCCAAAGAAG GGACCGCCGGTGGCGTCTGCGGCCCCAGGAGGAGCTCGTCCGCCAGCCCCCAGGAGCAAGACCAAGACCGCAGGAAGGACTGGGGCCACGTGGAGCTGCTGGAGGGTGAGCGCGACCCCCACGGCGGCCCGGGAGAGGAGAGTCCGCTCCCTGCTGCCGGGAGAAAAG TGCTCCAGGCGCGGGTGCGGCAGCTGCAGGCTGAGAGCGTGTCGGAGGTGGTGGTGAACAGGGTGGATGTGGCGCGGCTCCCAGAATGTGGCAGTGGAGATGGTAGCCTCCAGCCACCCAGGAAGGTCCAGATGGGGGCCAAGGATGCCACCCCGGTGCCCTGTGGCCGCTGGGCAAAGATACTGGAGAAGGATAAGCGGACCCAGCAGATGCGTATGCAGCGGTTGAAGGCGAAGCTGCAGATGCCATTCCAGAGTGGGGAGTTCAAGGCGCTGACCAGGCGCCTGCAGGTGGAGCCCCGGCTCCTGAGCAAGCAGATGGCCGGGTGCCTGGAGCACTGCATGCGCCAGGACCCTGAGAGCCCCTGGGAGGAGCAGCTGGCCCGGCTGCTGCAGGAGGCCCCTGGGAAGCTGAGCCTCGATGTGGAGCAGGCCCCGTCGGGGCAGCACTCGCAGGCCCAGCTCTCAGGTCAGCAGCAGAGGCTCCTGGCCTTCTTCAAGTGCTGCCTGCTCGCTGACCAGCTGCCCCTCGCCCACCACCTGCTGGTCGTCCACCACGGCCAGCGGCAGAAGCGGAAGCTGCTCACGCTGGACATGTACAACGCCGTGATGCTTGGCTGGGCGCGGCAG GGTGCTTTCAAGGAGCTGGTGTATGTGTTATTCATGGTGAAGGATGCCGGCTTGACCCCGGACCTGCTGTCCTATGCGGCTGCCCTCCAGTGCATGGGGAGGCAGGACCAGGACGCCGGGACCATTGAAAG GTGTCTGGAACAGATGAGCCAGGAGGGGCTGAAGCTGCAGGCACTCTTCACCGCCGTTGCGCTGTCTGAGGAGGATCGGGCCACTGTTCTGAAGGCCGTGCACAAGGTGAAGCCCACCTTCAGCCTCCCGCCGCAGCTGCCGCCCCCGGTCAACACCTCCAAGCTGCTCAGGGACGTGTATGCCAAG GATGGGCGTGTGTCCTACCCGAAGCTGCACCTGCCCTTGAAGACCCTGCAGTGCCTCTTTGAGAAGCAGCTCCACATGGAGCTGGCCAGCAGGGTGTGCGTGGTGTCCGTGGAGAAGCCCACGTTGCCAAGCAAGGAGGTCACGCACGCG CGGAAGACCCTGAAGACCCTGCGGGACCAGTGGGAGAAAGCACTGTGCCGGGCGCTGCGGGAGACCAAGAACCGCCTAGAGCGCGAGGTGTACGAGGGCCGGTTCTCACTGTACCCCTTCCTGTGCCTGCTGGACGAGCGCGAGGTGGTGCGGATGCTCCTGCAG ATCCTGCAGGCGCTGCCTGCCCAAGGTGAGTCCTTCACCACCCTGGCCCGGGAGCTGAGTGCGCGCACTTTCAGCCGGCACGTGGTGCAGAGGCAGCGAGTCAGTGGCCAGGTGCAGGCGCTGCAGAACCACTACAGGAAGTACCTCTGCTTGCTGGCCTCCGACGCCGAG GTGCCCGAGCCCTGCCTGCCGCGGCAGTACTGGGAGGCGCTGGGGGCGCCCGAGGCCCTGCGGGAGCAGCCCTGGCCCCTGCCAGTGCAGATGGAGCTGGGCAAGCTGCTGGCGGAGATGCTGGTGCAGGCTACGCAGATGCCATGCAGCCTGGACAAGCCGCATCGTTCCTCTCGGCTTGTCCCCGTGCTCTACCACGTGTATTCCTTCCGCAACGTCCAGCAG ATCGGCATCCTGAAGCCGCACCCGGCCTACGTGCAGCTGCTGGAGAAGGCCGCGGAGCCCACGCTGACCTTCGAGGCGGTGGATGTACCCATGCTTTGCCCCCCGCTGCCCTGGACATCGCCGCACTCTGGTGCCTTCCTGCTGAGCCCCACCAAGCTGATGCGCACGGTGGAAGGCGCCACGCAGCACCAGGAGCTGCTGGAAACCTGCCCACCCACCGCGCTGCATGGCGCGCTGGACGCCCTCACCCAACTGGGCAACTGCGCCTGGCGCGTCAACGGGCGCGTGCTGGACCTGGTGCTGCAGCTCTTCCAGGCCAAGGGCTGCCCCCAGCTAGGCGTGCCGGCCCCGCCCTCCGAGGCGCCCCAGCCGCCCGAGGCCCACCTGCCGCACAGCGCCGCGCCCGCCCGCAAGGCCGAGCTGCGCCGTGAGGTGGTGCACTGCCAGAAGGTGGCCCGGGAGATGCACAGCCTGCGGGCGGAGGCGCTGTACCGCCTCTCGCTGGCGCAGCACCTGCGGGACCGCGTCTTCTGGCTGCCGCACAACATGGACTTCCGCGGCCGCACCTACCCCTGCCCGCCGCACTTCAACCACCTGGGCAGCGACGTGGCGCGGGCCCTGCTGGAGTTCGCCCAGGGCCGCCCGCTCGGCCCACACGGCCTGGATTGGCTCAAGATCCACCTGGTCAACCTCACGGGGTTGAAGAAGCGGGAGCCGCTGCGGAAGCGCTTGGCCTTTGCGGAGGAGGTGATGGATGACATCCTGGACTCCGCGGACCAACCCTTGACG GGCCGAAAGTGGTGGATGGGCGCGGAGGAACCCTGGCAGACGCTGGCCTGCTGTATGGAGGTGGCGAACGCTGTGCGCGCCTCCGACCCTGCAGCCTATGTCTCCCACCTCCCCGTCCATCAG GACGGCTCTTGCAACGGCCTGCAGCATTATGCTGCTCTGGGCCGCGACAGCGTGGGCGCCGCCTCCGTCAACCTGGAGCCCTCGGATGTGCCGCAGGACGTGTACAGCGGCGTGGCCGCGCAG GTGGAGGTGTTCCGTAGGCAGGACGCCCAGCGGGGCATGCGGGTGGCACAGGTGCTGGAAGGTTTCATCACCCGCAAGGTGGTGAAGCAGACGGTGATGACGGTGGTGTATGGGGTCACGCGCTATGGCGGGCGCCTGCAGATTGAGAAGCGCCTCCGGGAGCTGAGCGACTTTCCCCAG GAGTTCGTGTGGGAGGCCTCCCACTATCTCGTACGCCAGGTCTTCAAGAGTCTACAGGAGATGTTCTCGGGGACCCGGGCCATCCAG CACTGGCTGACCGAGAGTGCCCGCCTCATCTCCCACATGGGCTCCGTGGTGGAGTGGGTCACACCCCTGGGCGTCCCTGTCATCCAGCCGTATCGCCTGGACTCCAAGGTCAAG CAAATAGGAGGTGGAATTCAGAGCATCACCTACACCCACAACGGAGACATCAGCCG AAAGCCCAACACACGTAAGCAGAAGAACGGCTTCCCGCCCAACTTCATCCACTCGCTGGACTCCTCCCACATGATGCTCACCGCCCTGCACTGCTACAG GAAGGGCCTGACCTTCGTCTCTGTGCACGACTGTTACTGGACCCACGCAGCTGATGTCTCCGTCATGAACCAG GTGTGCCGGGAGCAGTTTGTCCGCTTGCACAGCGAGCCCATCCTGCAGGACCTGTCCAGGTTCCTGGTCAAGCGGTTCTGCTCTGA GCCCCAGAAGATCTTGGAGGCCAGCCAGCTGAAGGAGACACTGCAGGCGGTGCCCAAGCCAG GGGCCTTCGATCTGGAGCAGGTGAAGCGTTCCACCTACTTTTTCAGCTGA